One Acidobacteriota bacterium DNA window includes the following coding sequences:
- a CDS encoding TlpA family protein disulfide reductase, which translates to MKQRNILASFLTLAVFVLTTHAAGELVRVVRNKLSAGDLNSGAQAAEDYKREHGVDAEYLDALGWLARGAEMLNQPDAAAAYVAELRREIREEKEEWLAPLGAAIEVEGRLRARRDGCGSALNFLESEFARAKNISLRSRIRRTINMLSLEGQPASELNLDDFIGAKPSSLVALKGKPVLLFLWAHWCGDCRAQATTLARVTEKYRAQGLVVMAPTRYYGTGAQNKTATPAEEKQQIEKVWKENYPGLESVSVVIDTEAMIRYGVSATPTFALIDRKGIVRFYSPTRLSEAELSRRIETVLSETP; encoded by the coding sequence TTGAAACAACGTAACATTCTCGCATCCTTCCTCACATTGGCAGTGTTTGTATTGACTACGCACGCGGCGGGCGAACTTGTGCGAGTCGTCCGAAACAAACTTTCCGCAGGCGATCTCAACAGCGGCGCGCAAGCCGCTGAAGATTACAAACGAGAGCACGGTGTGGATGCCGAATACCTGGATGCATTGGGATGGTTGGCGCGCGGCGCTGAAATGCTTAATCAGCCGGATGCCGCAGCCGCCTACGTCGCCGAATTGCGCCGCGAAATCCGCGAGGAAAAAGAGGAATGGCTGGCGCCGCTCGGCGCTGCCATCGAAGTCGAAGGGAGATTGCGGGCGAGGCGGGATGGCTGTGGTTCCGCGCTCAACTTTCTGGAATCTGAGTTTGCGCGCGCCAAAAACATCAGCCTCCGTTCGCGCATTCGCAGAACCATCAACATGCTTTCGCTGGAAGGGCAACCTGCGTCGGAACTCAATCTGGACGATTTTATCGGCGCAAAACCGTCTTCGCTTGTTGCGCTAAAAGGCAAACCGGTTTTGCTGTTTCTGTGGGCGCATTGGTGCGGCGATTGCCGCGCGCAAGCCACGACGCTGGCTCGCGTGACAGAAAAATATCGCGCGCAAGGATTGGTCGTGATGGCTCCGACGCGGTATTACGGCACGGGCGCGCAAAACAAAACGGCTACGCCTGCGGAGGAAAAACAGCAAATCGAGAAGGTCTGGAAAGAAAATTACCCCGGACTGGAAAGCGTTTCGGTGGTGATTGATACGGAAGCGATGATCCGGTACGGAGTTTCAGCCACGCCAACTTTCGCGCTGATAGATCGAAAAGGCATTGTGCGATTTTATTCTCCGACGCGACTATCCGAAGCCGAACTTTCCCGTCGCATCGAGACAGTTTTGTCGGAAACCCCGTAA